One part of the Proteiniborus sp. DW1 genome encodes these proteins:
- a CDS encoding Nif3-like dinuclear metal center hexameric protein, whose protein sequence is MDAIHIVERINGLFNVTNKEIYFNESGLTYHANKAVKKLGYCVNLTLETIEEARIHGVDMMITHHDAWDEIYGLKEACVEKLAEHGISHYYNHLPLDDCDFGTNDSLLRKLNFTDINKTHEWEGLYFGRVAEYDEEIEFYEFVKKIEELLEEPVKYWQFNKEKVKRVGLVCGNGGTTTCLKESVENKCDVYITGEVNLYLIQYAKFKGINLIIGSHTFTEIFGIEGLALRLKESIKELEIVKLNEEHYEANIESYNR, encoded by the coding sequence ATGGATGCTATACATATTGTTGAAAGAATCAATGGTCTTTTTAATGTAACGAATAAGGAAATTTATTTTAATGAGTCTGGGCTCACATATCATGCAAATAAAGCAGTTAAAAAGTTAGGGTATTGTGTTAACTTAACCCTTGAAACTATAGAGGAGGCAAGAATTCATGGAGTTGATATGATGATCACTCACCATGATGCGTGGGATGAAATCTATGGATTAAAAGAGGCCTGTGTAGAAAAACTAGCAGAGCATGGTATTAGTCACTACTATAATCACCTGCCCCTTGATGATTGCGACTTTGGAACCAACGATAGCTTATTGAGAAAATTAAATTTTACAGATATTAATAAAACTCATGAGTGGGAAGGCTTATATTTTGGTAGAGTTGCTGAATATGATGAAGAAATTGAGTTTTATGAATTTGTAAAAAAAATTGAAGAGCTGCTTGAAGAACCAGTGAAATATTGGCAATTTAATAAGGAAAAGGTGAAGCGAGTTGGCTTAGTCTGTGGTAATGGAGGTACAACAACTTGTCTTAAGGAGTCAGTAGAAAACAAGTGTGATGTATACATTACAGGTGAAGTTAATTTGTACTTGATTCAATATGCTAAGTTTAAAGGGATAAATCTTATCATTGGAAGTCATACTTTCACTGAAATCTTTGGAATTGAAGGTCTAGCATTGAGGTTGAAAGAGAGTATAAAAGAACTAGAAATAGTGAAACTCAATGAAGAACATTATGAAGCCAATATAGAATCCTATAATCGATAA
- a CDS encoding DUF885 family protein: MQYLIFSLQSELYRAVRLVVDTGIHYKGWTREEAIKYYNENTRISGVNEVDRMIVWPGQACAYKIGEIELLRHKAMAELGDSFDIKELHDVILMDGNMPLKILEKQVDEYILYKK; encoded by the coding sequence ATGCAATACCTTATTTTTTCATTACAGTCAGAGCTTTATAGGGCAGTAAGATTAGTCGTAGATACAGGTATTCATTACAAAGGATGGACCAGAGAGGAAGCTATAAAATACTACAATGAAAATACAAGGATTAGTGGAGTAAACGAAGTAGACAGGATGATAGTTTGGCCAGGTCAAGCGTGTGCCTATAAGATAGGTGAGATTGAACTGCTTAGACATAAGGCCATGGCTGAGCTTGGTGATAGCTTTGATATAAAAGAACTTCATGATGTCATTTTAATGGATGGAAATATGCCGTTAAAAATACTAGAGAAACAGGTTGATGAATATATTCTTTATAAGAAATAA
- a CDS encoding GNAT family N-acetyltransferase, whose amino-acid sequence MNTLSRIIDTELEYLKCFSDFNDEGNIIRFSDDIIPDMYSHNLTYLKQPISGKEFCDFVEKEIEEARKKGKNFLNLQFDFENESVNDYNKQSNWEVTIYDYYQFQMEQLDKLNVRQDCTIRKLNDEQVDKALEFDIRVNGEDLGKSFIRRRFERRSRVYLAEGLVDSYLCYFNGEIIGHCDLFLNDEVAKIEDFDVAPEMQRKGFGTTILKEMILIARAQGAEVVYLITDNDDTAKEMYKKCGMIKVGEKRELIFNF is encoded by the coding sequence ATGAATACTCTTAGTAGAATAATAGATACAGAATTAGAATATTTAAAATGTTTTTCAGATTTTAATGATGAGGGCAACATAATAAGATTTAGCGATGATATCATACCGGATATGTATTCACACAATTTGACTTACTTGAAACAGCCAATCTCAGGAAAAGAATTTTGTGACTTTGTAGAAAAAGAAATTGAAGAAGCTAGGAAAAAGGGGAAAAACTTTCTTAACCTACAATTTGATTTTGAGAATGAAAGTGTAAATGATTACAATAAGCAATCAAATTGGGAAGTAACAATATATGATTATTATCAGTTTCAAATGGAGCAATTAGATAAATTAAATGTTAGGCAAGATTGCACTATTAGAAAATTGAATGATGAACAAGTAGATAAGGCTTTGGAATTTGATATTAGAGTTAATGGAGAAGACCTCGGAAAATCTTTCATTAGGAGAAGATTCGAGAGGAGAAGTAGGGTGTACCTAGCAGAAGGCTTAGTTGATAGTTATTTATGCTATTTTAATGGTGAAATAATTGGTCATTGTGACTTGTTTCTGAATGATGAGGTGGCAAAGATTGAGGATTTTGATGTGGCTCCTGAAATGCAACGAAAGGGATTTGGAACAACTATTTTGAAAGAGATGATCTTAATTGCTAGGGCCCAGGGTGCTGAAGTAGTATATTTAATCACTGATAATGATGATACAGCCAAAGAAATGTATAAAAAATGTGGAATGATCAAAGTTGGTGAGAAAAGGGAGCTAATATTTAACTTTTAA
- a CDS encoding MFS transporter, with protein MEKINKKIINDLRYFLVLLGSQSISQLGSSMTSFALIIWAYQKNGTVMSISLLSVCTYLPYILVSVFAGIFIDKWNKKAVMLISDAIAAICTLCVLILKYSSLLQLWHLYIINSLLGLMNAFQSPASNVAVTLIVPKDQYSRASGLQSLSDSILRIFTPIFATTIISLKGLQAVLAIRISIRRYIIRQSI; from the coding sequence ATGGAAAAAATTAATAAGAAAATCATAAATGATTTAAGATATTTTTTGGTTTTACTAGGAAGCCAATCAATTTCTCAGCTTGGTAGTTCGATGACAAGCTTTGCATTGATTATTTGGGCATATCAAAAAAATGGAACTGTAATGTCAATATCTTTGCTTTCAGTATGTACTTATTTACCATATATATTGGTAAGTGTTTTTGCTGGTATATTTATTGACAAATGGAACAAAAAAGCTGTAATGCTTATTTCTGATGCTATTGCAGCCATATGTACTTTATGTGTATTAATACTAAAATACTCAAGTCTGTTGCAATTGTGGCATTTATATATCATTAACAGCCTATTAGGATTGATGAACGCTTTTCAATCACCAGCCTCTAATGTAGCTGTTACACTAATTGTACCAAAGGATCAGTACAGCAGAGCCAGTGGTTTACAGTCTTTATCTGATTCTATTCTTAGAATTTTTACACCTATTTTTGCAACAACAATTATTTCTTTGAAAGGTCTGCAAGCTGTATTAGCTATTAGGATATCTATTAGGAGGTATATTATCAGACAAAGTATTTGA
- a CDS encoding trypsin-like peptidase domain-containing protein, with product MDYYNMNNNYNDSNDGYNNSDTNRGYSTNDNYYTSNNISENHNSLYNNDYITGNGFIMYNNEDENKKYEKKYKKSRLLNIVLASLLIGVILGGAFTYGILQFNEIDFSKPAEATSPNNTTSTNTPKKLLSTDWYTNPVVKVADEVLPSIVMIKNKVNISRGFAVQQVDRGTGSGIIYRKDGYIITNQHVIAGATELIITLHDGTEYKGKVLGQDTKTDLAVVKIEADNLPAARFGDSDKLMVGELAVAIGNPAGEEFSGTVTAGIISALNRSLNIGEKKMKLIQTDAAINPGNSGGALVNQNSEVIGINSVKLASAEIEGMGFAIPINDALPIINELIQNGYVKRPWMGVGISTITESISQQYNLPIGVYIGQVYYNSPAEKVGLKPSDVIVKIDEVKVETVEDLSNIIEGYKPGDTIRLTIYRNGKYTDVDLTLDIMPPTN from the coding sequence ATGGATTACTATAATATGAACAATAATTATAATGACTCTAATGATGGTTACAATAACAGCGATACAAATAGAGGATATAGTACAAATGATAATTATTATACAAGCAATAATATAAGCGAAAACCATAATTCACTCTATAATAATGATTATATTACAGGAAATGGTTTTATCATGTACAACAATGAAGATGAAAATAAAAAATATGAAAAAAAATACAAAAAAAGCAGACTACTAAATATTGTACTTGCTTCATTGCTTATTGGAGTTATTTTAGGAGGAGCATTTACTTATGGAATACTGCAATTTAACGAAATAGATTTCTCAAAACCAGCAGAGGCAACATCTCCTAATAACACTACCAGCACTAATACTCCTAAAAAGCTTTTAAGCACAGATTGGTATACAAACCCTGTAGTAAAAGTGGCGGATGAAGTGCTTCCATCAATAGTCATGATTAAAAACAAAGTAAATATTAGTAGAGGATTTGCAGTTCAACAAGTAGACAGAGGCACAGGTTCAGGAATTATATACAGAAAAGATGGGTATATAATTACAAATCAACACGTAATAGCTGGTGCTACAGAGTTAATAATAACTTTACATGATGGTACAGAATATAAGGGTAAAGTATTAGGTCAAGATACAAAAACTGATTTAGCAGTAGTTAAGATAGAAGCAGATAATCTTCCGGCAGCTAGGTTTGGAGATTCAGATAAATTAATGGTAGGAGAGCTTGCAGTAGCCATAGGTAATCCAGCAGGTGAAGAGTTTTCAGGAACAGTAACAGCAGGTATAATAAGTGCATTAAACCGTTCATTAAATATAGGAGAAAAGAAAATGAAACTAATTCAAACAGATGCAGCAATAAATCCTGGAAATAGTGGGGGAGCATTAGTTAACCAAAACAGTGAGGTAATTGGGATAAATAGTGTGAAACTTGCATCAGCAGAAATTGAAGGAATGGGATTTGCTATTCCAATTAATGATGCATTACCTATAATAAATGAACTAATACAAAATGGATACGTAAAACGACCTTGGATGGGAGTAGGAATATCCACTATAACAGAATCTATATCTCAGCAATATAACCTGCCAATAGGTGTGTATATAGGCCAGGTATACTATAATAGTCCAGCAGAGAAAGTAGGACTTAAGCCAAGTGATGTAATAGTAAAAATAGATGAAGTAAAGGTCGAGACTGTAGAAGACTTATCTAACATTATAGAAGGGTATAAACCTGGAGACACTATTAGACTAACAATATATAGAAATGGAAAATATACAGATGTAGACCTGACACTAGATATAATGCCCCCAACAAACTAA
- a CDS encoding DUF421 domain-containing protein: MVIEVIVQTFLAFFAILYITRLLGRQQVSQLTFHEYINGITFGSIAATLATDVEQRTWQHFIGLVLFGALTFLMSYITMKSRTISKVLEGEPVVIIQNGKILEKNLKRIRYHMDELNEILREAGCFSPNDVEYGLLEANGKLSIIKKADKRTVTVGDLGLVPSSETIPTELIIGGQIIYENLKKMKIDGKTLMNNLKMYGASKIDEVMYATLDHDGNWYVDKFDDNLAEKLDMSEDNKGV; this comes from the coding sequence GTGGTTATAGAAGTCATTGTACAGACATTTTTAGCTTTTTTTGCAATACTATATATCACTAGGTTATTGGGCAGACAGCAGGTATCACAATTAACCTTTCATGAATACATAAATGGAATTACCTTTGGTTCAATAGCTGCCACCCTGGCAACAGATGTTGAGCAAAGAACCTGGCAGCATTTTATTGGACTAGTTTTATTTGGAGCACTTACTTTTCTAATGTCTTATATAACTATGAAGAGTAGAACAATAAGCAAGGTCCTAGAAGGAGAGCCAGTCGTAATAATACAAAATGGAAAGATACTTGAAAAAAACTTAAAACGCATCCGTTATCATATGGATGAGCTAAATGAGATTTTAAGAGAAGCTGGTTGCTTTTCTCCCAACGACGTAGAATATGGTCTTTTAGAGGCAAATGGCAAGTTAAGTATCATAAAAAAAGCGGATAAGAGAACCGTTACAGTAGGAGATCTAGGTTTAGTTCCAAGCTCTGAAACAATACCTACGGAGCTAATTATAGGTGGTCAAATCATATATGAAAATTTAAAGAAGATGAAGATAGACGGCAAAACATTAATGAATAATCTGAAAATGTATGGAGCCAGCAAAATAGATGAAGTAATGTATGCCACCCTAGACCACGACGGAAATTGGTATGTAGATAAGTTTGATGATAATCTAGCTGAAAAGCTTGATATGAGTGAAGATAATAAAGGTGTGTAA
- the thrS gene encoding threonine--tRNA ligase, whose translation MSKINITLPDGSVRQYDSGIKVIDIAKDISEGLARVVLGAKANGSLLGLNDEIYEDADVQLLKFEDEGGREIFWHTSAHMLAQAVKRHFPDAKLAIGPAIKDGFYYDIDVEHRFTPEDLEILEKEMAKIAKEDLELKKYVLPRDQALDFVKKFGETYKVELIEDLPEDSEISFYQQGEFIDLCRGPHLPSTKKVKAVKLTSIAGAYWRGDEKRPMLQRIYGTSYEKQKDLDAYLEFLEEAKKRDHRRLGKELDLFSMHGEGPGFPFFHPKGMVLWNTIQDFWKKEHVKRGYGEIKTPLVLNEQLWHQSGHWDHYKENMYFTTIDEGQYAIKPMNCPGSMLVYKSKMFSYRDLPLRWAELGQVHRHELAGALHGLMRVRTFVQDDAHLFMLPEQVKEELINVIDLADYMYQVFGFKYHVELSTRPENSMGTEEQWERATNNLREALEEKGIDYIINEGDGAFYGPKIDFHLEDSLGRTWQCATIQLDFQMPERFDLTYIGQDNEKHRPVMIHRTILGSMERFIGVLIEHYAGKFPVWLSPVQVDILPISDKYNEYAYGIQKRLQEKGVRVEVDARAEKIGFKIREAQLAKTPYMLIVGEKEAENDLVSVRVRDQGDIGQMAVEEFNEKIVKEIEEKVK comes from the coding sequence ATGTCAAAAATAAATATTACATTGCCAGATGGCTCAGTTAGACAATACGATAGTGGAATAAAAGTCATAGATATAGCAAAAGACATAAGTGAAGGATTAGCAAGGGTGGTTTTAGGAGCAAAAGCAAATGGAAGCTTACTTGGACTAAATGATGAAATTTACGAAGATGCAGATGTACAGCTACTGAAGTTCGAAGACGAAGGTGGACGTGAAATATTTTGGCACACAAGTGCTCATATGTTAGCTCAGGCTGTAAAAAGACATTTTCCAGACGCAAAGCTAGCCATAGGTCCTGCAATTAAAGATGGATTCTATTATGATATAGATGTGGAACACAGGTTTACGCCGGAGGATTTAGAAATATTAGAAAAAGAAATGGCTAAAATAGCTAAGGAAGATTTGGAGCTTAAAAAGTATGTGCTTCCGAGAGATCAAGCCCTAGATTTTGTAAAGAAATTTGGAGAAACTTATAAAGTAGAGCTTATAGAAGACCTGCCAGAAGATTCAGAGATTTCATTTTACCAACAAGGTGAATTCATAGACTTATGTAGAGGACCCCATCTGCCAAGTACTAAAAAGGTAAAGGCTGTTAAGCTAACAAGCATAGCAGGAGCTTACTGGAGAGGCGATGAAAAGAGACCTATGCTTCAGAGAATATATGGAACATCTTACGAGAAGCAAAAAGACCTAGATGCATATCTAGAATTCCTTGAAGAAGCAAAGAAAAGAGACCACAGAAGGCTAGGTAAGGAACTAGATTTATTTAGTATGCATGGAGAGGGACCAGGATTTCCATTCTTCCATCCAAAGGGAATGGTATTGTGGAATACTATACAGGACTTTTGGAAAAAAGAGCATGTTAAAAGAGGCTATGGAGAAATTAAAACTCCACTTGTGTTAAATGAGCAATTATGGCATCAATCAGGACACTGGGACCATTACAAAGAAAACATGTATTTTACAACAATTGACGAAGGACAATATGCCATTAAGCCTATGAACTGCCCAGGCTCAATGCTAGTATATAAATCTAAAATGTTTAGCTACAGAGACTTGCCACTTAGATGGGCTGAATTAGGTCAAGTACATCGCCATGAGCTAGCTGGAGCATTACATGGGCTTATGAGAGTTAGAACATTTGTTCAAGATGATGCTCACCTGTTTATGCTACCAGAGCAGGTAAAGGAAGAGCTAATCAATGTAATAGATTTAGCTGACTATATGTATCAAGTATTTGGATTTAAATATCATGTAGAACTTTCTACAAGACCAGAAAATTCTATGGGTACTGAAGAACAGTGGGAAAGAGCTACAAATAACCTAAGAGAAGCACTAGAAGAAAAAGGTATAGACTATATAATCAATGAAGGTGATGGAGCATTCTATGGTCCTAAGATAGACTTCCATCTGGAAGACAGTTTAGGACGTACTTGGCAATGTGCAACTATCCAATTAGACTTCCAGATGCCAGAAAGATTTGATTTAACATATATAGGTCAAGACAACGAAAAGCATAGACCAGTCATGATTCATAGAACTATATTAGGAAGTATGGAAAGATTTATTGGAGTGTTGATAGAGCATTATGCAGGAAAATTCCCTGTATGGCTATCACCAGTACAAGTAGATATATTACCAATATCAGATAAATACAATGAATACGCATATGGTATTCAAAAGAGACTTCAAGAAAAAGGTGTAAGGGTAGAAGTAGATGCTAGAGCAGAGAAAATAGGATTTAAAATAAGAGAAGCACAACTTGCTAAAACTCCTTATATGCTAATAGTAGGAGAAAAAGAAGCAGAAAATGACCTAGTATCTGTTAGAGTAAGAGACCAAGGAGATATTGGTCAAATGGCAGTGGAAGAATTTAATGAGAAAATAGTGAAAGAAATAGAAGAAAAGGTAAAATAA
- a CDS encoding deaminase yields MVARAYTTEKKDGRYLVHAELQAIWEMDKLKYPYKARKEMQLFTNLEPCMMCFGAAIHSFIGEIYYSLQSPTDGGAVWTEKTWSDYHTASIFKLLKVHGGILKEESRDLFQRFLEINPLGGASDLERMCKSFKKEWCFNCWFW; encoded by the coding sequence ATTGTTGCCAGGGCATATACTACGGAGAAAAAAGATGGACGATATTTGGTACATGCAGAGCTGCAAGCAATATGGGAAATGGATAAACTGAAGTATCCTTATAAGGCTAGAAAGGAAATGCAATTATTTACGAACTTAGAACCCTGTATGATGTGTTTTGGTGCTGCGATACATTCTTTTATAGGTGAAATATATTATTCACTACAATCTCCTACTGATGGTGGAGCAGTTTGGACAGAAAAAACTTGGAGTGATTACCATACAGCATCAATATTTAAACTCCTTAAAGTACATGGTGGGATTCTAAAAGAAGAGAGTAGAGATTTATTTCAAAGGTTTTTAGAAATTAACCCTTTAGGTGGGGCTTCTGATTTGGAAAGAATGTGCAAGAGTTTTAAAAAAGAATGGTGTTTTAATTGCTGGTTTTGGTAA
- a CDS encoding CPBP family intramembrane glutamic endopeptidase, producing MLFRALTIGILTFWSGSNKGRNFTKLNISYEVIVAAVLFSVAHIKWTINPFSISMNYFQLIYCFVLGIAYGKAYQESNSVIYPIIMHSVSNVILVGLGYIFEFISA from the coding sequence ATTTTATTTCGTGCTTTAACTATTGGGATACTCACATTTTGGAGTGGCAGTAATAAGGGGAGAAATTTTACTAAATTGAATATTTCTTATGAGGTTATTGTAGCAGCTGTATTATTCTCAGTTGCACATATTAAGTGGACTATCAATCCATTTTCAATAAGTATGAATTACTTTCAACTGATATACTGCTTTGTTCTAGGGATAGCCTATGGGAAAGCATATCAAGAAAGTAACAGTGTCATATATCCAATAATAATGCATAGTGTTTCAAATGTTATTTTAGTAGGTTTAGGATACATATTTGAATTCATAAGTGCCTAG
- a CDS encoding GNAT family N-acetyltransferase, translating into MINYTIEKGTREELNYIDDEIIKYNSEKVPFLQEPSFISINRVMKDDEGNIIAGIIGLLYCWKCLYIDILWVKEEYRKEGYGSILLKEVENVAKEQGCYLVHLDTFDFQAKDFYIKQGYEIFGELSDCPINHTRYFMKKNL; encoded by the coding sequence ATGATTAACTATACAATTGAGAAGGGTACAAGAGAAGAATTAAATTATATTGATGATGAAATAATAAAATATAACTCAGAGAAAGTACCATTTTTACAAGAACCATCTTTTATCTCAATTAATAGAGTAATGAAAGATGATGAGGGAAATATAATTGCAGGTATAATTGGCTTATTATATTGTTGGAAGTGTCTATATATAGATATACTATGGGTTAAAGAAGAGTATAGAAAAGAAGGATATGGATCAATACTTTTGAAAGAAGTTGAAAATGTAGCGAAAGAGCAGGGCTGCTATTTAGTCCATTTGGACACATTTGACTTCCAAGCAAAAGATTTCTATATTAAGCAGGGATATGAGATCTTTGGTGAACTTAGCGATTGCCCCATAAATCATACAAGGTATTTCATGAAAAAAAACTTGTAA
- a CDS encoding 16S rRNA (uracil(1498)-N(3))-methyltransferase codes for MNLILLFQEDFVTENKVRLVDRRLRHVLTIHRAKLGDSLRVGLLNNKMGKGLITKLNEEVLEMEVELTEFSPPPLNIQLVLAMPRPKALKRIIQDVTTMGIKKIYIIKTWRVEKSFWSSPVLEEENLFENMILGLEQGKDTILPEIEVVKLFKPFVEDRIPDIVKGTRAIVAHPIADKECPRNIKEPVTLAIGPEGGFIPYEIDMFKKQGFEVVSLGNRILRVETAIPVILGRL; via the coding sequence ATGAACCTAATACTCTTATTTCAAGAAGATTTTGTTACAGAAAATAAAGTTAGATTAGTGGACAGGAGATTAAGACATGTATTAACTATTCATAGAGCTAAATTAGGAGATAGCCTAAGAGTAGGTCTATTAAATAATAAAATGGGAAAGGGCCTGATAACAAAACTTAATGAGGAAGTATTGGAAATGGAAGTAGAATTGACAGAATTTAGCCCGCCACCATTAAATATACAATTAGTTTTAGCTATGCCAAGACCAAAAGCCTTAAAAAGAATAATTCAAGATGTGACTACTATGGGCATAAAGAAGATATATATTATAAAAACTTGGAGAGTTGAAAAGAGCTTTTGGAGTAGTCCAGTTTTAGAGGAAGAAAACTTATTTGAAAATATGATATTGGGACTAGAACAAGGCAAAGATACGATACTTCCAGAAATAGAAGTAGTTAAGCTTTTTAAGCCCTTTGTAGAAGACCGCATACCAGATATTGTTAAAGGTACAAGGGCAATAGTAGCACATCCTATTGCAGATAAAGAATGTCCAAGGAACATAAAAGAGCCCGTTACTTTGGCTATAGGGCCAGAGGGAGGATTTATTCCCTATGAAATCGATATGTTTAAGAAGCAAGGCTTTGAAGTAGTCAGCTTGGGCAATAGAATATTAAGAGTAGAGACAGCAATCCCAGTAATATTAGGTAGACTTTAG